Proteins encoded within one genomic window of Mesorhizobium sp. AR10:
- a CDS encoding glutamine synthetase family protein: MAGNFSFDQLKKAVSSGEIDTVLACIVDLQGRLAGKRFLAQYFVDSAHDETHGCNYLLAADIDMEPVPGYKAASWSKGYGDFVMKPDLATLRRIPWLEKTALVICDVLDHHTHDDLPHSPRAILRKQVKRLKERGYIGYFASELEFYLFNESYDSARKKHWQGLDTASPYIGDYQIGITTKEEGVMRRLRNEMDAAGIPIENSKGEWGPGQEEINVRYAEALDMADRHVILKNGAKEIAESEGKAISFMSKYNYGLAGNSSHIHNSLWSADGKTPLFFDKKADWTLSTLGQQWAAGQLKYAKEFTWFLAPYINSYKRFQAGTFAPTKIMWSEDNRTAGFRLCGEGTKGIRMECRIGGADLNPYLAFAALIAAGLAGIDEKLELQKPFVGDAYQASRLPEIPKTLRDATETLAKSKMLKQALGEDVLEHYVHTAKWEQFEYDRRITDWELHRGFERY, translated from the coding sequence ATGGCCGGAAATTTCTCGTTCGATCAGTTGAAGAAAGCGGTCTCCAGCGGTGAGATCGACACGGTGCTGGCCTGCATCGTCGACTTGCAGGGCCGGCTCGCGGGAAAGCGATTCCTGGCACAGTATTTCGTCGATTCCGCCCATGACGAGACGCATGGCTGCAATTATCTGCTGGCCGCCGACATCGATATGGAACCAGTGCCCGGCTACAAGGCGGCGAGCTGGTCGAAGGGCTATGGCGACTTCGTCATGAAGCCGGATCTGGCGACGCTGCGGCGCATTCCATGGCTGGAAAAGACGGCATTGGTGATCTGCGACGTGCTCGACCACCACACCCATGACGACCTGCCGCATTCGCCGCGCGCCATCCTGCGGAAGCAGGTCAAGCGCCTGAAGGAGCGCGGCTACATCGGCTATTTCGCCTCCGAACTCGAATTCTATCTGTTCAACGAGAGCTACGATTCCGCCCGCAAGAAGCACTGGCAGGGCCTAGACACTGCTTCGCCCTATATCGGCGATTATCAGATCGGCATCACCACCAAGGAAGAAGGCGTCATGCGCCGGCTACGCAACGAGATGGATGCGGCCGGTATTCCGATCGAGAATTCCAAGGGCGAGTGGGGGCCGGGCCAGGAAGAGATCAATGTCCGCTATGCCGAGGCGCTCGACATGGCCGACCGCCACGTCATCCTGAAGAACGGCGCCAAGGAAATCGCCGAGTCCGAAGGCAAGGCGATCTCCTTCATGTCCAAGTACAATTACGGGCTCGCCGGCAATTCCAGCCACATCCACAATTCGCTGTGGAGCGCCGACGGCAAGACGCCGCTGTTCTTCGACAAGAAGGCTGACTGGACGCTGTCGACGCTCGGCCAGCAATGGGCGGCGGGGCAGCTCAAATATGCCAAGGAATTCACCTGGTTCCTGGCGCCCTACATCAACTCCTACAAGCGCTTCCAGGCCGGCACGTTCGCGCCGACCAAGATCATGTGGAGCGAGGACAACCGCACTGCCGGCTTCCGCCTGTGCGGCGAGGGCACCAAGGGGATCCGCATGGAATGTCGCATTGGTGGCGCCGACCTCAATCCGTATCTCGCCTTCGCAGCACTGATCGCGGCCGGTCTTGCCGGCATCGACGAAAAGCTGGAATTGCAGAAGCCCTTCGTCGGCGACGCCTATCAGGCGTCGCGCCTGCCGGAGATCCCGAAGACGCTGCGCGATGCCACCGAAACGCTGGCGAAGTCGAAGATGCTCAAGCAGGCGCTCGGTGAGGACGTGCTCGAACACTATGTCCACACCGCCAAGTGGGAGCAGTTCGAATACGACCGCCGGATTACGGATTGGGAACTGCACAGGGGTTTTGAGCGCTACTAA
- a CDS encoding type II toxin-antitoxin system VapC family toxin, translated as MKTENLLLDTCAVIWISQDEPIADTAIKAIGKVPQSGTLNVSVMTAWEMGMLVSKGRLPSTKTPERWFDEFVHAAAVEVEGVTPRILAAASYLPGTAHNDPIDRILIATARERDLTIITRDRAILAYAAQGHVRAIAC; from the coding sequence ATGAAGACTGAAAACCTTCTTCTGGATACGTGCGCGGTCATCTGGATATCGCAGGACGAGCCGATTGCCGATACGGCAATCAAGGCCATCGGCAAGGTTCCTCAGTCCGGCACGCTGAACGTGTCTGTCATGACGGCATGGGAAATGGGAATGCTGGTCTCCAAGGGTAGGTTGCCGTCGACAAAGACTCCCGAGCGCTGGTTCGATGAGTTCGTTCACGCGGCCGCCGTCGAAGTGGAAGGAGTTACTCCACGGATCCTCGCTGCTGCGTCCTATCTGCCTGGCACGGCGCACAACGATCCCATCGACAGGATTCTCATTGCCACTGCAAGAGAGCGCGATCTGACGATCATAACGCGAGACCGGGCCATCCTGGCTTATGCCGCCCAGGGCCACGTTCGAGCCATCGCCTGCTGA